The Loxodonta africana isolate mLoxAfr1 chromosome 6, mLoxAfr1.hap2, whole genome shotgun sequence genomic interval CCCTTGCCCACCCCCTCAGAtcttcttgctctttttttctctgtagTGCTTAACATCTCCTGACATACTATATCTgcttcttatttatttgtttgttgtctATCTTCTATTGCCACCACCACTACCAGTATATAAACCCCACAGGGgcattttgttcactgctgtatcccttGCACCTAGAAGAGTGTCTGACACTTAGACCCCAAGTAATTTGTTCTTGAGTCAAATGACTAGGTGATAAGACGGCCCTACTCACAGGCTTTTTTTCAGGGATCTGCTGAGAACCTAACCTGTAAAACATCATACATATGCTACACATTATTAATATGACAGGTGCCCTGGGACAGGGATTGTAGGTGACAGGGTTTAAGTGGGAACTGGCAACACCATAGTGGGGGCAGCTGTTTCAGACAGACATCCTTCTATTCCTTACTAATGAGCCCCCCACTTCTCCAGCTCCACAAGCAGCAGGCCCAGGCGGAACCTGAGCGGCATGTATGGCACCGCCGAGAGAGTGATGAGAGTGGGGAGAGCGCCCCTGAAGATGGGGGAGAGGGCGCTCGGGCTCCCCAACCTATCCCCCGGTCTGCCAGCTATCCCTGTGCTACACCCCGGCCTGGAGCACCTGAGACCACTGCCCTGCAGGGGGGCTTCCAGAGGCGCTATGGGGGCATCACAGGTATCCACTGGGGGTATAGGAGGAGACAGAGTCTGCAGGGGAGGGCAGCTCTTCAGGCCCTCTCTAGGGGCAGAAAGAGGTCAGAGGGATCAGGCCCAAGGAGACTAGCTCCCCCTACCCCCAGCAGCCCCAGAACTCCTCTTATTCCTATTTGTCTGCGTTTGCTCTAAGAGTTGGCTTGCTTGCCTCTTTAGATCCTGGCACAGTGCCCCGGGCTCCCTCTCACTTCTCCCGGCTGCCCCTTGGAGGATGGGCTGAAGATGGGCAGTCAGCATCAAGGCATCCAGAGCCTGTGCCTGAGGAGGGCTCGGAGGATGAGCTACCCCCTCAGGTGCATAAGGTAAGGGTTCCAGGGCCTGAGAAGCTGCTAGAACTAGTAACTGCCAGGCTGAGGCAGAAGTTTCTCATGTGAAGGAAGACGGGCCTCCAGTGTGGAGATACTACACTGTACCCCTCTAAGATACACTCCTCTCTTCCCCCAACTGCTATGGAGTCCAGGGCTGGagtttttcttcccttctctttccaAAATCAGGTTCTTCTTTTCCCTATCCTCAGGCTTCTGTGTGGGTAAGCAAATAGTTGAAGACTATCGCCACTACCAACCCTTTTCTCTCCACAGGTGTAGATAAGGCTGAGGAGGGTCCCTACGCCCCAGGATGGAGGCCACTGGTGCCCTGCCATCCCAACCGCCCGCCATGGGGGCTCCTCTGAGTGTTGCCTGGCTCCACGTGTGtggtgtttgtgtgtctgtgcctGGCCAAGGGAGGTGCCAACACTGGGCTTGCCACAGCCCTAGGAGAGGAATTTGGGGCTTAGAAATCAGGGGCACACAGGACTCTAGCCTCATCCCCACGCCGCCCCTTGGCTCAGAGTGTGGTGCTAGAAACTGgtccccagcccagccccagtACTGCCACCTTTGCATTCACCCCTACAAGTTCTCCAGAGGGCTGCCCACCACAGAAGCTGCCAAGCAGGAAGAACCTGTGCCAACTGGAGTGGGGTGTTCGGGCCTGGGCCCTCAAGCCCAGTGCCCTCCAGCCCTGTGCAGATGAGCAGCTCAGGCTGTGGCCCTTACCTCACCTCAGTGCTCTCCCAGCGCTGCAGCCTGCTCGCCTCTCCTGCTTCCGCACATCACTGGCATGTGTGTGCTGCTTGCTCCCCTTCTGTTCACTTGCTCCCCTTCTGTTCGGCTTTTGCTTTGTGTTGGGCTGGATGCCCTAGCTCCCAGCTCCCCTCACACACTACCTTTTGACACTAAGAGGGAAGGTTTGTAAATCACAGGAGCAGGATCGAAATTCTTTGCTTCCCCCTCCAACTTTTGGGATGGGttcctgggaggctgaggcctTCTAAGGCCCCTGTTGCTGCTTATTGTATCCCCCACCATCTGCACTGGAGTGTGCCCTCGGCCGTTCTTACCTCCCAGCAAGAGAGCTCTGGCCTGTATCCCGCTGCCCCCTAGAGGTGGGAAGGGGGCGACAGGAGGCCTCGGCCTAGGCTTTGGGTTGCCGCATTGCATGCTGGAACTCAGTCCCTGCCCTCTGATCCACCCCTCCCTCAGCTCTGGTCCGCTGAGTGGTGAACTGAGCTGCCCGGACTCACAGTGGAACCGGGTGGGGGCCGTGTACAGCTTGATAACCCTTAATAAAGAAGGGACTTTGACCAGGTTTCGGCTTGTTTTCTCACGCTGCAAAGATTCTGGGGACAAGAGGAGCAGGGTGCGTGTCATCTCCCAGGGAGCTAGGGCTCTGGAAGAAAGTAGGGCCGTGCAGTCGTTGGACAGACGGAGCTAACCTGCTAGCAGGAGGACCATTTCTGGCCCACGCTTCCTTGGAGGTCAAGGTCTGCAGCGGGACGTGCGGTCAGATTTCCCGCCCTGAACACGTGACCAAGCCGATTCAACCCCTCTGTTTTGCGTCCTTCCCGTGCAACGCGTTCCCCCGCCCCTTCGGAAACATTTGGCCAACGGAGACCGTGGATCGGGGCTGGGGGCGGGCCTGGTGGGCGGGGCCGTTGCAGTAGGGTCGCGCGCGAGCTGGACGCTGAAGCTGGGCATTTCTACCGGCGCGCGCTTGGCTGGAGGGTCCCGGGCCGCGGGCGTGCTAGGGGCAGACAGGCGGAGGCGGCGTACGCGCCCTGCGTGAGTGCGTGGCGGCGGCGCCTGCGCGAAGCGAGTGGGCGGTGTGGCCAGGTCCACGTGCGTCCCTCCCCGCGACCCCGCGGCCAGGCGCTCGGGGGCTCCATGACCCGAGACACTCTGGTGTCCGCGCCCCGCCCCGAGCGGCCTGCCCCGTTCTGCCGTCCCTCAGACCCCGCAGCTTGGGCCGGCGACCACGTATTACCATGGTGACTGTGGGCAACTACTGCGAGGCCGAAGGGCCCGTGGGTCTGGTCTGGACGCAGAACGGCCTGAGTCCCTGCTGCTTCTTCACGCTCGTGCCCTCGACGCTGACGGCCCTGGgggctctggccttggtgctggcCTTACCCTGCAAGCGTCGGGAGCGGCCCGCTGGCGCTGAGACGCTGTCTTGGGGGGCCGGCCCTTGCGTCGCTCTCTACGGGGTGCAGCTCGTTTTGGCCGCACTTCAGGTGGCGCTGCCCCTAGCTGGACTGGCCGGCCGGGTGGGTACCGCCCGAGGGGCCCCGCTGCCAGGCTATCTACTGCTGGCCTCCGTCCTGGGGACTCTGACCAGCGCCTGTGGCCTGGGGCTGCTCATAGTGGAGCGGAGCCAGGCACGGCAGAGGCTAGCGATGGGTGTCTGGATGAAGCTCAGTCACAGCCCGGGACTCCTGCTTCTCTGGACTGTGACATTTGCGGCTGAGAACTTGGCCCTGGTGTCCTGGAACAGCCCACAGTGGTGGTGGGCGAGGACGGACTTGGGCCAGCAGGTGAGGAATCTGGTGGGAGAGGGGAAGCACTGCTGGCTGGCCTTGGGAAGAAGGACTGTACTTGCATGTCTAATTATTCTGGCTCCATGCTTTGGCCTGCCTCTAAGGAACAAaagaggggaggggcgggtgtcGCCTGGGCGCTGATAGCCAGCTGGTGGGGCGTGCCTGTGCTGAGTCactggtggggttttttttttttttttaaaccctattAAGTGCTGGGCTCTGGGGAGGACCTGGATGTGTCCCCATAACCAGTCCCCAGCGATATAAGTAGTAATCAGTAATGTAATGCAATATTGGTCCTCATTAATATTATTCTCACATATGTTGCATTCTAGGTCCAGTTTAGCCTCTGGGTGCTTCGGTATGTGGTCTCTGGAGGGCTATTTGTCCTGGGGTTCTGGGCCCCTGGACTTCGTCCCCAGTCCTACACCTTGCAGGTCAACGGAGAGGATGGAGATGTAGAGAGAAGCCAGGTACACTGGCATTACTGAACCCTGGGgtctattttattttcattcccTACCGTCATTTCTTTCCCCCACAGCGAACTCATTCTTTTCTAAATATCAGTTTGTGACCTGTTAGCCTCTCTGACCCCATCTGGGATCGCTTGTGAGTCTAAGATAACGGGGGAGCCATGCATCACACGTTCTTCTCTAGAGGCTTTCAGTGATTTCTGGCTATAGTGCACTACTTTGATTTCTGCGTTTTTCTCCCACATGTGTTTCACCATCCTAGATTAGGTCAGCAGAGTGGGCACCACGGTCTACCTGGAGAGACCTTGGCAGGAAGCTCCGCCTACTGAGTGGCTACCTGTGGCCTCGGGGGAGTCCAGTGCTGCAGTTGGTTGTGCTCTTCTGTCTGGGGCTCATGGGACTAGACCGGGGACTGAACGTGTTGGTCCCCATCCTCTATAGGGACATTGGTGAGGGGGAGTTCCAGGGAAGGGGTGCCAGCTCACACTGGTCTTTTATTGGCCTGATGGGTGGGCTGGCCCTAACCTAGGGAGGTGGGACAGAGCTGGGTGCTGAGAAAGAGGCTGTGACTGGTGCCTGAAGAGTCCTAGGTGCCATAGCAGGCTCTGACTCGTTTCCTCCCCAGTGAACTTGCTGACTGAGAAGGCACCTTGGAGCTCCCTGGCCCAGACTGTTACCACCTATGTCTTCCTCAAGTTCCTTCAGGGGGGTGGCACTGGCAGTACAGGTATGAGGGGGACTCCCTGCCCACTTTGGGTGGCATGGCCCCCTCCTCCCACAGGCATGCCCTCCTCACCGTGCCTCTACTGAGCACCTCCCCCCAGGCCCCTTTGTGCCCTCAAACCTCTCTCTTCCTGGTGCTGGGCTGACTTCACTGAGCCCCAGTCCCCTCTGAGGCCTCCTCTGCCTGGCTCCCCGCAGGCTTCGTGAGCAACCTGCGCACGTTCCTGTGGATCCGCGTGCAGCAGTTCACCTCGCGAAGGATGGAGCTGCGCCTCTTCTCCCACTTGCATGAGCTCTCACTGCGCTGGCACCTGGGACGCCGCACTGGGGAGGTGCTACGGATCGTGGACCGGGGCACGTCCAGTGTCACAGGGCTGCTCAGGTGCCAGGACAGTGGGAAGGGAGCCAGGCAGAGGGTAGGAGCAGAAGGACTGTCAGAAGGGGAACAGACCCAGCCTGAGGAGCTGCCCCTCCCCCCATTTGTTCCTTTATAAGGTTAACGTACAAATGCTTTCATAGTGATTAAACATGGACAGAGAGAAAATCTCTGGAATTTCCCTCGCCCCCCCAGAGGTTCTCTCTTTTAGTTTAGTATGTTGAGTTCTGCATTTTTTGCGTTTATGGACATACCATGTGGAGACAGACAGAAGTACTGTAGTATCATGCAGGTTTATTTAGGATATGTGGTGTCGTGAGATAGGTTTTATTCTCAGAGTTGGTTTATTCACTTAACGAAACATTACAGAGTTAGTTTACTATCCGTGTGTAAAGATTTGTTAATTATAATCGATACGGAGAATTCCGTAGTTTGGGCAGGCTGTGGTTCATTTAGCCATCCCCCTAGAGaacatttaaaatgattttaGTCTCACTGTTAAAACACTGCACTGAAACTCCTAGAGGCAGAGTTGCTGATCCGAGCCCACCTTCCTTTGTTGCTTGACTTATCCTCCTAGCTACCTGGTGTTCAACGTCATCCCCACGCTGGCCGACATCATCATTGGCATCATCTACTTCAGCATGTTCTTCAATGCCTGGTTTGGCCTCATTGTGTTCCTGTGCATGAGTCTTTATCTCAGTGAGTGCTGCTTGGTGAAAACATCTCCCTGGACTCTTATTCAGGGTGACATGGTGGGTGGGTCTCCTCCTCTGCCAAACAAGCTTTAGCTCAGCTTGGATGGAGGGCTGGGGAAGGGCACCCTGGGCACATTAGCTTAAGGAAAAACCTCATTTGTATAACAAGGTGCAGCTTGCTTACATTGCTTCACTGAAACCATTTTCACACATGAGGTTTTGAACAGGCTACAAAGACGTCTCGGGCCTAGATCCTTCTCTCCGAGAGCTTAAAACTTGCTCCTTATTCCTCTGAAATCTGGGCCATGGTGCTCTAGCACAGGTAGCAGATATCTACACGAGGTCCCTGTTGTTAGAAATGAGATCTTGATctcttcttctccctccctcccttaccTCCCCGGTCACTGTCTAGCCCTGACCATTGTAGTCACAGAGTGGAGAACCAAGTTTCGCCGTGCAATGAACACCCAGGAGAACGCTACCCGGGCACGAGCAGTGGACTCTCTGATAAACTTTGAGACGGTAATGGAGGCCCCGGAGGTAGTGGTGTGAGGCAGGGAGATCTTGGAGGAGTGTGGCTGGGGACCACGCGGGCCAATGAGGGTTTTCTGAGCCCCATGGCTGGGGGATGTGGGTGTGGTGTTTGAAATTGGGAAGGAGGGATTGGGAATCTGGAGGGAAAGATCCTGGTGCGAGTACTATGCCCACGCTGAACAACAGTGGTTTGTGTTCATCAGGTGAAGTATTACAATGCAGAGGGATATGAAGTGGAACGCTATCGAGAGGCCATCATCAAGTATCAGGTGAGGATGCCAGTTTGAGGCCTGCTGAGAGCGAAGACCTGGCCTTGCAGAATTGCTGGTGCTAGGAGGAGTAAAATTTGGATTGTGAGATTGGAGACCTCTGGACTCAGATTTGGACTTGGCGATGGTCAGTGTGTATGCgacgtccctccctccctcatatTGCCCTCAGGATTTGGAGTGGAAGTCAAACGCTTCACTTGTGTTACTAAATCAGACCCAGAATGTGGTGATTGGACTCGGGCTCCTTGCTGGCTCCCTGCTTTGTGCTTACTTTGTCAGTGAGCAGAAGCTGCAGGTGAGGCAAAATCATGGGAGAGAGGCTGGGGATTGTGCCGGGGATGGGGAAACAGGGGCTCAGGATCTAAGTCTGGgcaccaccaggctcctgggTGGGAAGTAGGCAGGGTGACAAGAGCAGCCTGCAGCCTATGGTGGGTGACGTGGTCCTCTGTTCTGGGTCTCCACAGGTTGGGGATTTCGTGCTTTTTGGCACTTACATCATCCAGCTGTACATGCCCCTCAACTGGTTTGGCACCTACTACAGGTAATCAGATCCTTGGCCCTCACCTCTTCAGGGTGCATTGATATTTCCCCAGCTCCTCCAGGGGGCCCCAGCCACCACCCTTCTTCTCTCAGGATGATCCAGACCAACTTCATCGACATGGAGAACATGTTTGACCTGTTGAAAGAGGAGACAGAGGTGAGTATAGAGAGGAGTAGGGCTTGGGGAACAGGGAGCCTGATTCTTGTGTTTAGAGAATACCAGGCCTATAGTGGTGACACTCAGTGGCACCCTCCCAGGTGAAAGACCTTCCTGGAGCAGGGCCCCTTCGCTTTCAGCGGGGCCAGATTGAGTTTGAGAACGTGCACTTCAGCTATGGTGATGGGTGAGCCCCTCCCACTTGCCTCTGTCCTTGCCCATTGTTCATTTGTAACTTTTCCTGCCCATCTCCTGCTTTGAATCCCTGGTCTTCAGCCCACTCCTACCTGGAAAGACAGCGTGGGCAGGGGCGGGACAGGGCCCACTAGTAGCTCTGGTGATGAAAGTGGGCATGGGGCATGCAGCACTTCTGCTGACCACGCCTACCCTGCCTTCTAGGCGGGAGACCCTACAGGACGTGTCCTTCACTGTGATGCCTGGACAGACTCTGGCCCTGGTGAGAGGACACCCAGCCACTTGGCCCAGACTCCTTGAGCTTCCCTCATTCCCCAGGCTGGGGAATCAGAGAGAGCTCCATGGTGACGAGTCACAGGACTGAATGTGGCAGCCTCCATGGACATCAGTGGCCTCTTGGAGAGGGAGCCTGAAAACCCAATGGGCCTGAGAATATTTTCCCTGTTTCCAATGCACCAGGTAGGCCCATCTGGGGCCGGGAAGAGCACAGTTTTGCGCTTGCTGTTTCGCTTCTATGACATCAGCTCTGGCTGCATCCGAATAGATGGGCAGGACATTTCCCAGGTAAGGGAGTTTGGGAGAAGACTGGGATTTAGGAGTCTGTGGGTTGGGGTGAAGGGTGGCAGGTACTGGGCATCCAGAGAGAATAGAAGATACCAGCTTGCAAAGAGCTGGGGCGGGAAGTCCCAGCCTTTCTAGCCCATAAGCAGTTGTGAGAATGATTTGTGTGGTGTCTACCAGGTACAGAGCTCTTCCACAGCAATCCAATGAAGCAGGTAGAGGAAGTATGTTTTCTTTTCACAGATGATGAAACAGACTCAGGATGGTTGAGTGATTTACCCACGCTGGGATTGGGGTGGTGATGGCAGGGCTCTGACCCAGGGCTTCTCATCCCACGTGCCTCTTGCTAACCCATCCTGCCTTCTAGGCTGAGGGTGTCCCAAAGGGATGAGCGTATGGTCTTTTGGCCACAGGTGACCCAGATCTCTCTTCGGTCTCACATTGGAGTCGTGCCCCAGGACACTGTCCTCTTCAATGACACTATCGCCAACAATATCCGCTATGGCCGTATCACAGCTAGCAATGATGAGGTGGAGGCCGCTGCTCAGGCCGCAGGCATCCATGATTCCATCCTGAATTTCCCTGAAGGTGAGGGTCCCCCGCAGAGAGCCCCTGCCCCAACCCAGTGTGGACCTGTTCCATTCCTTCCTTGTTCATCTGATGACAGAAACCAAGTTTATTACGTGTGACTTGAAGGAGGTTGGGGACATTCACAGGGTACGAGACTCAGGTGGGAGAGCGGGGCCTGAAGCTGAGCGGTGGGGAGAAGCAGCGTGTTGCCATCGCTCGCACCATCCTCAAGGCTCCTGACATCATTCTGCTGGACGAGGTGAGGGTCCTTGGcttccttccccttcctcctcccctgcCTGCTGCCCCAGCCACTCCTGTTGGACCCGGTTCCCACCCAGGATAGAGAACACATATCCAGGTTTCATAACACACCTTACAGTTGCTAAGGTCCAACAAgagtctttttatttttgaggCCCAGTAACCACCTGCATCCTCCTTCCATTGGAGGTCTTGGGCAGCAGGGGCAGCTTAACCCAGATCCTCTCTTTAGGCGACATCAGCACTGGATACATCAAATGAGAGGGCCATCCAGGCCTCTCTGGCCAAAGTCTGCGCCAACCGCACCACTATTGTTGTGGCACACAGGTACAGGACCTCCACTCCAAAGCAGAGCAGAGTGAGCCCGCTTTTGGTAGTGTGGTGGGTAACTGGTGTCTGACTTCTCAGGCTTTCAACTGTGGTTAATGCTGACCAGATCCTTGTCATCAAGGATGGCTGCATCGTGGAGAGAGGACGGTAAGGGACCCTGGGGATGAACAGGGCAGGGTCCCTGTTGGAGCTCCAGGAAAACATTACGAAGTCTGAGGGGTTTCTGGAGGGTTCTCCCTTACTCGTCCCCTTTGTCCTCCCTCTTGGCCGGTAGTGACGAGCTTTAAGATAAAACTGATATTTGGGGCTTATGCTTTCCTCTCTGTCCCAGGCATGAGGCTCTGCTATCCCGAGGTGGGGTGTATGCTGATATGTGGCAGCTGCAGCAGCAGGGACAGGAAGAAGTCTCAGAAGACACCAAGCCCCAGACCATGGCACGGTGACAAAAGTTGTGGTCACTTCGCTGCTAGCTTAGAGGGAAATAACATAGATCCCTTTTCCCTGGCATATCTCATCC includes:
- the ABCB6 gene encoding ATP-binding cassette sub-family B member 6, yielding MVTVGNYCEAEGPVGLVWTQNGLSPCCFFTLVPSTLTALGALALVLALPCKRRERPAGAETLSWGAGPCVALYGVQLVLAALQVALPLAGLAGRVGTARGAPLPGYLLLASVLGTLTSACGLGLLIVERSQARQRLAMGVWMKLSHSPGLLLLWTVTFAAENLALVSWNSPQWWWARTDLGQQVQFSLWVLRYVVSGGLFVLGFWAPGLRPQSYTLQVNGEDGDVERSQIRSAEWAPRSTWRDLGRKLRLLSGYLWPRGSPVLQLVVLFCLGLMGLDRGLNVLVPILYRDIVNLLTEKAPWSSLAQTVTTYVFLKFLQGGGTGSTGFVSNLRTFLWIRVQQFTSRRMELRLFSHLHELSLRWHLGRRTGEVLRIVDRGTSSVTGLLSYLVFNVIPTLADIIIGIIYFSMFFNAWFGLIVFLCMSLYLTLTIVVTEWRTKFRRAMNTQENATRARAVDSLINFETVKYYNAEGYEVERYREAIIKYQDLEWKSNASLVLLNQTQNVVIGLGLLAGSLLCAYFVSEQKLQVGDFVLFGTYIIQLYMPLNWFGTYYRMIQTNFIDMENMFDLLKEETEVKDLPGAGPLRFQRGQIEFENVHFSYGDGRETLQDVSFTVMPGQTLALVGPSGAGKSTVLRLLFRFYDISSGCIRIDGQDISQVTQISLRSHIGVVPQDTVLFNDTIANNIRYGRITASNDEVEAAAQAAGIHDSILNFPEGYETQVGERGLKLSGGEKQRVAIARTILKAPDIILLDEATSALDTSNERAIQASLAKVCANRTTIVVAHRLSTVVNADQILVIKDGCIVERGRHEALLSRGGVYADMWQLQQQGQEEVSEDTKPQTMAR